In Dolichospermum flos-aquae CCAP 1403/13F, the following proteins share a genomic window:
- the bchM gene encoding magnesium protoporphyrin IX methyltransferase yields the protein MTAADDKTIVREYFNSTGFDRWQRIYGDGEVNKVQLDIRTGHQQTVDNVIGWLKADNNLPSLSICDAGCGVGSLSIPLAIDGAKVYASDISAKMVSEAQDRAVMALFNTVNPSFAVQDLESLSGNYHTVICLDVLIHYPQNKADEMISHLCSLASDRIILSFAPKTFFLTILKKIGTFFPGPSKTTRAYLHREADVVKILRKNGFSVQRQAMTRTSFYFSSLLEATRPSA from the coding sequence ATGACCGCAGCCGACGATAAAACAATAGTCCGCGAATACTTCAACTCCACAGGTTTTGATCGGTGGCAACGCATCTATGGTGATGGTGAAGTCAACAAAGTCCAGCTAGATATTCGCACTGGACATCAGCAAACTGTGGATAATGTCATCGGCTGGTTAAAAGCTGACAACAATTTACCATCATTATCAATTTGTGATGCTGGTTGTGGTGTGGGTAGTCTGAGTATTCCTCTGGCTATAGATGGTGCTAAGGTCTATGCCAGCGACATTTCCGCTAAAATGGTATCAGAAGCCCAGGATAGGGCTGTCATGGCTTTGTTCAATACCGTAAATCCCTCTTTTGCGGTACAGGATTTGGAATCTTTGAGTGGCAATTATCATACCGTCATCTGTCTAGATGTTCTGATTCATTATCCTCAAAACAAAGCTGATGAAATGATTTCTCATCTATGTTCTTTAGCTTCAGACCGAATCATTCTCAGTTTTGCCCCGAAAACCTTCTTCCTGACTATCCTCAAAAAAATCGGTACTTTCTTTCCTGGTCCGAGTAAAACCACTCGCGCTTATTTACATCGTGAAGCTGATGTAGTCAAAATTCTGCGAAAAAATGGCTTTTCAGTCCAAAGACAAGCTATGACGCGGACAAGCTTCTACTTTTCCAGTTTATTAGAAGCAACTCGTCCATCTGCTTAG
- a CDS encoding DUF937 domain-containing protein, with the protein MGLFDQILGAVSNSNQPGGLDNLINIATTVKQLGNGIGADSSTMQSVLSVVGKQVQSSLQAKQTSDGSESVQDLVNQFAGTSADSQAVDTLFSPDIQAEVAKNAAQGTSLDVNTIQQLLPSLVPLVLSFLQSGGNPLLNQFLDADGDGDVDIADAIKLASRFLRI; encoded by the coding sequence ATGGGACTGTTTGATCAAATTCTGGGTGCGGTTAGCAATTCCAATCAACCAGGTGGTTTGGATAACTTGATAAATATTGCTACCACAGTGAAACAATTAGGTAATGGCATTGGTGCAGACTCTTCCACCATGCAATCAGTTTTATCAGTAGTTGGTAAACAAGTACAATCATCTTTACAGGCAAAACAAACCAGCGACGGAAGTGAATCTGTACAAGATTTAGTCAATCAATTTGCCGGTACTTCCGCCGATTCCCAAGCTGTAGATACCTTATTTTCTCCAGATATTCAAGCAGAAGTAGCGAAAAATGCTGCCCAGGGTACTAGCTTAGATGTGAATACAATTCAACAATTATTACCAAGTTTAGTGCCTTTAGTCTTGAGTTTCTTACAATCTGGTGGTAATCCATTACTAAATCAATTTCTAGATGCTGACGGTGATGGTGATGTGGATATTGCTGACGCGATTAAATTAGCTAGTCGGTTTTTAAGAATTTAA
- a CDS encoding sensor histidine kinase, with protein MNFISEFKHFSSLKKLFPSLRIRQKIVLGYTLSLGIAVLGTSGGLLVGNSYFQRARNKTILINKEDILLNNLQRGILGSFIHQQKIIATLDQPDKLPKEIAELNTEIDKLEIQFTKFQNFTQIQKNGNLSDWSQKYQRNINSYIQLLKELVEKVSQLDAQSNKNSEIKQLILKLYQIKNVEKFSDFAYSLETLRETIKQTQEQANLAYNHALKVQDVIIIVSMATSILIANILALSTSKIITQPILEVTNIARKVTNEENFDLQISINIQDEIGDLANSLNLLIQQVKHLLEIQQAESQSKLIQSEKMSSLGQMLAGIAHEINNPVNFISGNLIHAHKYVDDLFRLLKTYQSEIPQAPPQVQAVAEEIDLEFLAEDIPKLFQSMTIGAERTKEIVRSLKDFVRVDENKSQLLDIPFCLDSTLLILNNRLKNKISVIKNYGEIPQITGYTGLLYQVFMNLLSNAIDAIEEKSAQNSEFSPAINITTERQENDWVLIKIIDNGSGIPPENQQKIFENFFTTKPRGVGTGLGLAITHEIVVKKHQGKITFHSDWNQGTEFTIFLPISHSSRS; from the coding sequence ATGAACTTTATCTCTGAATTTAAACATTTTAGCTCTTTAAAAAAATTATTCCCTTCCTTGAGGATCAGACAAAAAATTGTCTTGGGGTATACTCTTTCCCTGGGAATAGCAGTTTTAGGTACATCTGGAGGGTTATTAGTAGGTAATAGCTATTTTCAAAGAGCTAGAAATAAGACAATCTTAATCAATAAAGAAGATATTTTACTCAATAATTTACAAAGAGGAATTTTAGGATCTTTCATCCATCAACAAAAGATTATAGCAACATTAGATCAACCAGACAAGTTACCCAAAGAAATCGCTGAATTAAACACAGAAATAGATAAATTAGAAATTCAATTTACTAAATTTCAAAACTTTACTCAAATCCAGAAAAATGGTAATTTGTCCGATTGGAGTCAAAAATATCAACGAAATATCAACAGCTACATCCAATTACTCAAAGAATTAGTCGAAAAAGTTTCTCAACTGGATGCACAATCAAATAAAAATTCAGAAATAAAGCAGTTAATTTTAAAATTATATCAAATTAAAAATGTAGAGAAATTTTCTGACTTCGCTTACAGTTTAGAAACCCTAAGAGAAACCATTAAACAAACTCAAGAACAAGCAAATTTAGCTTACAATCACGCATTAAAAGTACAAGATGTGATTATTATTGTGAGTATGGCAACTTCCATATTAATAGCTAATATTCTCGCTTTATCCACCAGTAAAATTATTACTCAACCGATTTTAGAAGTTACTAATATTGCTCGAAAAGTTACCAATGAAGAAAATTTTGATTTACAAATATCTATAAATATTCAAGATGAAATAGGTGATTTAGCCAACTCTTTAAATCTCCTAATTCAACAAGTAAAACATCTTTTAGAAATACAACAAGCTGAATCCCAATCTAAACTAATTCAAAGTGAAAAAATGTCCAGCTTAGGGCAAATGTTAGCTGGTATTGCCCATGAAATTAATAATCCTGTAAACTTTATCTCTGGCAATTTAATTCACGCACACAAATATGTTGATGATTTATTCAGACTTCTGAAAACATATCAATCAGAAATTCCCCAAGCACCACCACAAGTGCAAGCTGTAGCGGAAGAAATTGATTTAGAATTTTTAGCAGAAGACATACCTAAACTTTTTCAGTCTATGACAATTGGCGCAGAACGAACTAAAGAAATTGTTCGGAGTTTAAAAGATTTTGTGCGTGTAGATGAAAATAAATCACAATTATTAGATATTCCTTTTTGTCTAGATAGTACATTATTAATTTTGAATAATCGCCTTAAAAATAAAATTAGCGTTATCAAAAACTATGGAGAAATTCCCCAAATAACCGGTTATACAGGATTATTGTATCAAGTTTTCATGAATCTTTTAAGTAATGCTATTGATGCTATAGAAGAAAAATCTGCTCAAAATTCTGAATTTTCACCAGCAATAAACATAACTACTGAACGGCAAGAAAATGACTGGGTATTAATTAAAATTATAGATAATGGTTCAGGTATTCCTCCAGAAAATCAGCAGAAAATATTTGAAAACTTTTTCACCACTAAACCCAGAGGTGTTGGGACTGGTTTAGGTTTAGCAATTACCCATGAAATTGTCGTTAAAAAACATCAGGGGAAAATTACTTTTCATTCTGACTGGAATCAAGGTACAGAATTTACCATATTTCTCCCAATTTCTCATTCATCAAGATCATGA
- a CDS encoding YcjF family protein: MSLSRIVTLIVGLIVILALTLWLIDSLSRLYWQLSYSPLLGNLLLLLLVLLIGGLIAAFVYYVLVLRKGEAKSRRQRPRVTSAQIPAAKSDAASSTLQAVRQQVAQIQDEVTRQALLSRTKEIETNLARGEIQVVVFGTGSAGKTSLVNAIMGRIVGEVNAPMGTTQVGETYCLRLKGLERKILITDTPGILEPGVAGTEREQLARALATEADLLLFVVDNDLRRSEYEPLRGLAEIGKRSLLVLNKTDLYTETDIEVILARLRERVRSFIATNDVVAIAANPQIAALETGETFQPEADIIPLLRRMASILRAEGEDLVADNILLQSLRLGEEARKLIDSQRRRQADKIVDRYQWIGAGVVSVTPLPMVDLLATAAVNAQMVVEIGRLYGCDLNMERGKELALSLGKTIAGLGIVKGAIELLSTALQLNVATFIVGRAIQGVTAAYLTRIAGKSFIEYFRHDQDWGDGGMTEVVQQQFQINRRDEFIKVFVQEAIAKVVKPLTDTFAEKEDYK, from the coding sequence ATGTCCTTGTCTCGTATTGTTACACTAATTGTTGGCCTGATCGTCATTTTGGCGTTAACCCTATGGCTAATTGATTCTCTTTCCCGGTTGTACTGGCAGTTGTCCTATTCTCCGCTGTTGGGTAATTTACTATTATTACTGCTAGTTTTACTGATTGGTGGTTTAATTGCTGCCTTTGTTTATTACGTATTGGTGCTGCGGAAGGGAGAAGCAAAATCCCGTCGTCAACGCCCAAGAGTGACTTCTGCCCAAATTCCTGCGGCTAAATCTGATGCGGCTTCTTCTACCTTACAAGCGGTACGACAACAGGTAGCCCAAATTCAAGATGAGGTGACACGTCAAGCTTTGCTAAGTCGCACCAAGGAAATTGAAACGAATTTAGCGAGAGGGGAAATTCAAGTTGTGGTTTTTGGTACGGGTAGTGCCGGTAAAACTTCTCTGGTAAATGCGATTATGGGGCGGATAGTTGGTGAGGTGAATGCCCCAATGGGAACAACTCAGGTGGGAGAAACCTATTGTTTGCGCTTGAAGGGTTTGGAACGGAAGATTTTAATTACTGATACTCCAGGGATTTTAGAACCGGGGGTAGCGGGTACGGAACGGGAACAACTGGCTAGGGCTTTAGCGACAGAAGCGGATTTATTGTTATTTGTGGTAGATAATGATTTACGGCGTTCTGAATATGAACCACTGCGGGGTTTAGCGGAAATTGGTAAGCGATCGCTTTTAGTGCTGAATAAAACAGATTTATACACGGAGACTGATATAGAAGTGATCTTAGCCAGATTGCGGGAACGGGTACGCAGCTTTATTGCTACTAATGATGTGGTAGCGATCGCTGCTAATCCCCAAATAGCCGCATTAGAAACCGGCGAAACCTTCCAACCAGAAGCAGATATTATCCCCTTGTTACGGCGCATGGCCTCTATTTTACGCGCTGAAGGTGAAGATTTAGTAGCAGATAATATTCTCTTACAATCTCTGCGCTTAGGAGAAGAAGCTCGCAAACTTATAGACTCTCAACGTCGTCGCCAAGCTGATAAGATTGTAGATCGTTATCAATGGATTGGTGCGGGCGTAGTTTCTGTCACACCATTACCGATGGTAGATTTACTCGCAACCGCTGCTGTTAATGCCCAAATGGTAGTAGAAATTGGCAGGCTTTATGGTTGTGATTTAAACATGGAACGAGGTAAAGAATTAGCCCTATCTTTAGGAAAAACTATTGCTGGTTTAGGTATCGTTAAAGGGGCAATTGAATTATTATCAACGGCTTTGCAACTTAATGTGGCTACTTTTATTGTAGGGAGGGCAATTCAAGGAGTGACAGCCGCATATTTAACCCGCATTGCTGGGAAAAGCTTTATCGAGTATTTTCGTCATGATCAAGATTGGGGTGATGGGGGAATGACAGAAGTTGTGCAACAACAGTTTCAGATTAATCGCCGTGATGAGTTTATCAAAGTTTTTGTCCAAGAAGCGATCGCTAAGGTCGTCAAACCTTTAACTGATACCTTTGCAGAAAAAGAAGATTATAAGTAA
- a CDS encoding serine/threonine-protein kinase — MTNQMIGQVLQDRYQIVQPLSAGVFAQTFIAVDMYHPEKPRYVVKQLKVNHYQSTSYFDHLRLRFLTETETLKHLGRHPQIPELITYFEENERFYLVQQFIPGESLAAELPHDPESHGKWSQVDIIKFLEDALSILEFIHSQGFIHCDIKPENLIRRAIDARLVLIDFGSIQPVDSSIDTEFSIDQIPVTSLGYIPPEQFIGQTQPNSDLYSLGIIAIQAITGLSPLELEIDAETNEIIWCDHDTSINDYLVAFLNQMIRYQHQERFQSANEALWLLKHIEWDNNPAEIQIAESQLSDKTIETTDQKSQPLLAGLRLGLLINSVLLGLGVYSLFNNSQAYSATEILYKAIARYQSGDLQKAINLARSIPLNSNVYPEAQASIEEWQNQWQKDAKHYVLTEKALKERRWTDVLYHAHKVPINSYWKSKIQPLVAQAKLNIEAQTQSLLAKAYAKAEERDFSTALYYLQQIPEESSAGAMVKQKLAEYNQKRQVRSGYYLYQAHNQASIGNFFAAIKLLERVPKDAEVYAQARVKLEEYSHKLRLRNQQQELAILKTVPLAERQNTPIQRRVSLQPEDYLQEVNIRN, encoded by the coding sequence ATGACCAACCAGATGATCGGACAAGTATTACAAGATCGTTACCAAATTGTGCAACCACTTAGTGCAGGAGTGTTTGCACAAACATTTATTGCTGTGGATATGTACCACCCAGAAAAACCCAGATATGTTGTCAAACAATTGAAGGTGAATCACTATCAATCTACTTCCTATTTTGACCACCTAAGATTGCGGTTTTTAACAGAAACTGAAACCCTCAAACATTTAGGTCGTCATCCCCAAATTCCGGAACTTATTACCTATTTTGAAGAAAATGAGCGGTTTTATTTAGTCCAACAATTTATTCCTGGAGAGTCTTTAGCAGCAGAATTACCTCATGATCCTGAAAGTCATGGTAAATGGAGTCAAGTTGATATTATTAAGTTTCTAGAAGATGCTTTATCTATTCTTGAATTTATTCACTCTCAAGGCTTTATTCATTGTGATATTAAACCAGAAAACTTAATTAGACGAGCTATAGATGCCAGATTAGTATTAATTGATTTTGGCTCAATTCAACCAGTAGACTCTAGTATTGACACAGAATTTTCCATAGATCAAATTCCTGTCACATCATTGGGTTACATTCCCCCAGAACAATTTATTGGTCAAACCCAACCCAATAGTGACCTTTATTCCTTGGGAATAATTGCTATTCAAGCTATTACAGGACTATCTCCCTTAGAATTAGAAATTGATGCTGAAACTAATGAAATTATTTGGTGTGATCATGACACCTCTATCAATGATTATTTAGTTGCTTTCCTCAATCAGATGATCCGCTATCAACACCAAGAACGATTTCAATCTGCCAATGAAGCACTATGGTTACTCAAGCATATAGAATGGGACAATAACCCAGCAGAAATACAAATAGCAGAGTCTCAATTATCTGATAAAACTATTGAAACGACAGATCAAAAATCCCAACCATTACTAGCCGGACTGCGATTAGGTTTATTAATTAATTCGGTTCTACTAGGATTGGGAGTATATTCTTTATTTAATAATTCTCAAGCTTACTCAGCTACAGAAATTTTATATAAAGCCATAGCCAGATATCAATCTGGAGATTTACAAAAAGCCATTAATTTAGCTCGGTCAATCCCCCTTAATAGTAATGTTTATCCAGAAGCTCAAGCTTCAATTGAAGAATGGCAAAACCAATGGCAAAAAGATGCAAAACATTATGTTCTCACTGAAAAAGCTTTAAAAGAACGACGATGGACAGACGTATTATATCATGCACATAAAGTTCCAATTAATTCATATTGGAAATCGAAAATTCAGCCCCTAGTTGCACAAGCAAAATTAAATATTGAAGCCCAAACACAATCCTTATTAGCCAAAGCTTATGCAAAAGCCGAGGAGAGAGATTTCTCAACGGCTTTATATTATCTACAGCAAATACCTGAAGAAAGTTCTGCCGGTGCTATGGTTAAACAGAAATTAGCTGAGTACAATCAAAAACGTCAAGTTAGATCAGGATACTATTTATATCAAGCTCACAATCAAGCCTCTATAGGTAACTTTTTCGCAGCAATTAAACTACTGGAAAGAGTTCCTAAAGATGCTGAAGTTTATGCACAAGCAAGAGTCAAACTAGAAGAATATTCCCACAAGTTACGTCTACGTAATCAGCAACAAGAATTAGCTATCCTAAAAACAGTTCCCCTTGCTGAAAGACAAAACACTCCTATTCAGCGGAGAGTATCTCTTCAACCAGAAGATTATTTACAGGAAGTAAATATTCGTAATTAA
- a CDS encoding M28 family peptidase — translation MKKWPWVLVGIIVFIGMGSFFEQSEMIPIVKNAPVPQSQPQLKPLKVNNTLLVDGDQLFAHVQKLNFRRYSKMERLRTRTYITNQLSKFGWKPKLEKFTAGMNIFTQKLGTNKTTGTILVAAHYDTVESSPGADDNATGIAVVLEIARLFTAISTPKTLQLAFFDQEETGLLGSKAFVNQPAHLQNLQGVIIMDMVGYACYTSGCQKYPAGLPVTPLSDKGDFLAVVGDVEHLNLLNTFANSSENLPKILKVPIPFKGLLTPDTLRSDHAPFWYQGIGALLVTDTANLRSPHYHQPSDIPKNIQREFFTGSAQIIINATSTLLK, via the coding sequence ATCAAAAAATGGCCATGGGTGCTGGTAGGGATAATAGTGTTTATAGGTATGGGAAGTTTTTTTGAGCAATCTGAAATGATTCCGATAGTTAAAAATGCTCCTGTACCACAGTCTCAACCCCAGTTAAAACCCCTGAAGGTAAATAATACTCTATTGGTTGATGGTGATCAACTTTTTGCTCATGTTCAAAAGTTGAATTTTCGGCGGTATTCAAAAATGGAGCGATTGCGTACCCGTACATATATCACAAATCAATTGAGCAAATTTGGCTGGAAACCTAAGTTAGAAAAGTTTACTGCCGGTATGAATATTTTTACCCAAAAACTGGGAACAAATAAAACCACTGGGACAATTTTGGTGGCTGCCCATTATGATACAGTTGAGTCCTCTCCTGGTGCAGATGATAACGCCACTGGTATAGCTGTAGTATTAGAAATCGCCAGACTTTTTACTGCTATTTCCACACCAAAAACATTACAATTAGCATTTTTTGATCAAGAAGAAACAGGACTTTTAGGAAGTAAAGCTTTTGTCAACCAACCAGCCCATTTACAAAATCTTCAAGGCGTAATTATTATGGATATGGTGGGTTATGCTTGTTACACTTCTGGCTGTCAAAAATATCCCGCTGGTTTGCCTGTAACACCACTTAGCGACAAGGGAGATTTTTTAGCAGTAGTTGGTGATGTAGAACACTTAAATTTATTAAATACTTTTGCCAACTCTAGTGAGAATTTACCAAAAATCCTCAAAGTACCGATTCCCTTCAAAGGTTTATTAACACCAGATACCCTCCGCAGTGATCATGCTCCGTTTTGGTATCAAGGAATAGGGGCTTTGCTGGTAACAGATACCGCTAATCTACGTAGTCCTCATTACCATCAACCTAGTGATATTCCCAAAAATATCCAAAGAGAATTTTTCACGGGTTCGGCACAAATTATTATTAATGCTACTTCTACTTTGTTAAAATAA
- a CDS encoding urease accessory protein UreH domain-containing protein has product MLDLLLITLLGFLGSFGHCFGMCGPLTVAFSLSKQQENPSWQQQLKFHTLLNLGRMLSYAFVGAGIGALGSVLVEGGQLAGVGSDLRRWIAIITGIMLIWFGLGQVKPDFLPHIPLLHPILKGNLHNRLSAAMLKLSAQTQWWTPALLGMTWGLMPCGFLYAAQIKAAATGNLWQATATMLAFGIGTLPIMLGLGVSTSLISQYQRSQLFRLGGWVTLIIGAITLLRTGDTMTDYSGHAALICLNLSLIARPVNSFWSAPLRYRRALGVGAFVLSVVHTIHNLEHSLDWNLTAFWFLPLEFQWGMSAGAVALVLMLPAACTSFDVMQKSLGKHWRHIHLLSVPALLLSAIHTVMIGSHYLGAVRLSWQNQLAAVLLSLITLAVLLIRSRYSWLYLRLEKFYVPPNKSR; this is encoded by the coding sequence ATGCTAGATTTATTACTCATAACGCTTCTGGGGTTTCTGGGCAGTTTTGGACATTGCTTTGGGATGTGTGGACCCCTGACTGTAGCTTTTTCTCTGTCCAAGCAGCAGGAAAATCCGAGTTGGCAACAGCAATTAAAATTTCATACATTACTAAATTTAGGGCGAATGTTAAGTTATGCCTTCGTCGGTGCTGGTATTGGCGCACTAGGCTCAGTATTAGTAGAAGGTGGACAACTGGCAGGAGTTGGTAGTGATTTGCGGCGGTGGATAGCTATTATTACAGGTATAATGCTGATTTGGTTTGGTTTAGGGCAAGTTAAACCCGATTTTTTACCGCATATACCCCTATTACACCCCATATTAAAAGGGAATTTACACAACCGTCTGAGTGCGGCCATGCTGAAATTATCTGCACAAACTCAATGGTGGACACCAGCACTTTTAGGCATGACTTGGGGATTAATGCCCTGTGGTTTTTTATATGCGGCTCAAATTAAAGCTGCGGCTACAGGGAATTTGTGGCAAGCTACAGCAACAATGTTAGCTTTTGGAATTGGCACACTACCCATCATGTTGGGACTAGGTGTTTCCACGTCGTTAATTAGTCAATATCAGCGGAGTCAATTATTTCGCTTGGGTGGGTGGGTAACTCTGATTATTGGTGCAATTACCCTATTGCGAACGGGGGATACGATGACGGACTATAGCGGACACGCTGCCTTAATTTGTTTAAATCTCTCATTGATTGCCCGGCCTGTGAATAGTTTTTGGTCTGCACCTCTGCGTTACCGTCGGGCGCTGGGCGTTGGGGCTTTTGTGCTTTCGGTAGTACATACTATCCATAATCTTGAACACTCACTAGACTGGAATCTTACCGCTTTTTGGTTTTTACCGTTAGAATTTCAGTGGGGAATGAGTGCAGGGGCTGTGGCTTTGGTATTAATGCTCCCTGCGGCTTGTACAAGTTTTGATGTTATGCAAAAGTCCTTAGGTAAACATTGGCGGCATATTCATCTTTTGAGTGTACCAGCTTTGTTATTGAGTGCTATTCATACGGTTATGATTGGTTCTCATTATCTGGGGGCTGTAAGATTAAGTTGGCAAAACCAATTAGCAGCCGTGTTACTGAGTCTAATTACCTTAGCTGTATTGTTGATCCGTTCGCGGTATTCTTGGTTATATTTACGTCTAGAAAAATTTTATGTTCCTCCCAATAAATCGCGGTAA
- a CDS encoding DUF3153 domain-containing protein, which translates to MNVFTFIKMILQLSKSVFFLIRKIGKFTKIKPIVFMVIFSSLLLSGCVKYDLGVNFNSTNNGELVQHIQLSEKITIFSSDYLSQWLKTLEQRARQLAGSTERISPSEIVVKIPFTSAKELQEKFTGFFNTRTDEDDNGSEISNITSTLVAEDTNFFLFSRNHLVYDLDLRSLAMLTTKGDSSIVNLDFSLQTPWGVKNIENDENAIQPEKHGNQLLWTIKAGAINHVEVVFWLPNFLGIGTLLIIGFVWLGLYLRYTFLPNPSIQLTAKKD; encoded by the coding sequence ATGAATGTATTCACTTTCATTAAGATGATATTACAGTTAAGCAAATCTGTGTTTTTTTTAATTAGGAAAATTGGAAAATTTACCAAAATCAAACCTATTGTATTTATGGTAATTTTTTCTTCATTACTATTATCTGGTTGTGTAAAGTATGATTTAGGAGTCAACTTTAACAGCACTAATAATGGTGAATTAGTACAACATATTCAATTATCGGAAAAAATCACTATTTTTAGTAGTGATTATCTATCACAATGGTTAAAAACTTTAGAACAACGAGCGCGACAATTAGCAGGTTCAACAGAGAGAATTTCACCATCAGAAATCGTTGTTAAAATTCCCTTTACCAGTGCAAAAGAATTACAAGAAAAATTCACTGGCTTTTTTAATACTCGAACTGATGAAGATGATAATGGTTCGGAAATATCAAATATTACTTCAACTTTAGTTGCAGAAGATACGAATTTTTTCCTATTTTCTAGAAATCATTTAGTTTATGATTTAGATTTGCGTTCTTTGGCTATGCTGACCACTAAAGGTGATAGTTCTATTGTCAATCTAGACTTTAGCCTACAGACACCTTGGGGAGTCAAGAATATTGAAAATGATGAAAATGCTATCCAACCAGAAAAGCATGGTAATCAACTGCTATGGACAATTAAAGCAGGGGCTATAAATCATGTAGAGGTAGTTTTTTGGTTGCCGAATTTTCTGGGAATTGGGACTTTGTTAATTATCGGATTTGTGTGGTTAGGATTATATCTGAGATATACATTTTTACCAAATCCAAGTATTCAGTTAACTGCCAAAAAAGACTAA
- a CDS encoding tetratricopeptide repeat protein codes for MTTENLELAKSHYQMGTTAFENGQYRKSVENLETASALLENNTHFAGEIEIWLVNAYEAAGRSEEAINLCQQLIRHPHYEIRQQAKRLLYILKAPKLNRPKELMTEIPDLDITSDHKSKIVVTSQSKKSTFKQKPGEREYIDLNTVNTKDNNFVWVALIAVGLTISYLVWLSF; via the coding sequence ATGACCACAGAAAATTTAGAACTCGCTAAATCTCATTATCAAATGGGGACAACTGCTTTTGAAAATGGTCAATATCGGAAATCTGTAGAAAATCTAGAAACAGCCAGCGCCCTATTAGAAAACAATACCCATTTTGCTGGTGAAATCGAAATTTGGTTGGTGAATGCTTATGAAGCTGCGGGACGTTCGGAAGAAGCGATAAATCTTTGTCAACAACTCATTCGTCATCCCCATTATGAAATTCGTCAACAAGCAAAGCGCCTACTATATATTTTAAAAGCGCCCAAACTTAACAGACCTAAAGAATTGATGACAGAAATTCCCGATTTGGACATAACTTCTGATCACAAATCCAAAATAGTTGTCACTTCTCAATCTAAAAAATCTACATTTAAACAAAAACCTGGAGAACGAGAATATATTGACCTTAATACAGTCAATACTAAAGATAATAATTTTGTTTGGGTAGCTTTAATTGCTGTTGGTTTAACAATTTCCTATTTAGTTTGGTTAAGTTTTTAG
- the argB gene encoding acetylglutamate kinase, whose protein sequence is MINDIEYIRQAEANRVEILSEALPYIQQFAGRTVVVKYGGAAMKDSNLKDKVIRDVVFLSCVGLRPILVHGGGPEINSWLGKLGIEAQFKNGLRVTDAATMDVVEMVLVGRVNKEIVALINQAGGMAVGLCGKDGNLITARPQGDEGIGFVGEVSNVNIKILETLASNGYIPVVSSVAADETGQAYNINADTVAGEIAAALGAEKLILLTDTRGILRDYKDPSTLIPKVDIREARQLITDGIVSGGMIPKVNCCVRSLAQGVKASHIIDGRIPHALLLEVFTDVGIGTMILGSHQSKQ, encoded by the coding sequence ATGATTAATGATATAGAGTATATCAGGCAAGCTGAAGCTAATCGCGTAGAAATTCTCAGCGAAGCACTACCTTACATTCAACAATTCGCTGGTCGTACCGTTGTGGTTAAATACGGTGGCGCAGCCATGAAGGATAGTAACCTCAAAGATAAAGTTATTCGTGATGTGGTCTTTTTATCTTGCGTTGGCTTGCGGCCTATTCTAGTGCATGGTGGTGGTCCAGAAATTAATAGTTGGTTAGGCAAGTTAGGAATTGAAGCGCAATTCAAAAATGGTTTGCGTGTTACTGATGCAGCAACCATGGATGTAGTGGAAATGGTGTTAGTGGGGCGGGTAAATAAAGAAATTGTCGCTTTGATTAACCAAGCTGGAGGGATGGCTGTAGGGCTTTGTGGTAAGGATGGTAACTTAATTACGGCTCGTCCTCAAGGTGATGAAGGGATTGGGTTTGTGGGGGAAGTTAGTAATGTCAATATCAAAATTTTAGAAACACTTGCTAGTAATGGCTATATTCCCGTTGTTTCTAGCGTGGCTGCTGATGAAACTGGACAGGCTTATAATATTAACGCGGATACGGTAGCGGGGGAAATAGCCGCAGCTTTGGGCGCAGAAAAGTTAATTTTGCTGACTGATACCAGAGGAATTTTAAGAGATTATAAAGACCCTTCTACTTTAATTCCGAAAGTGGATATTCGGGAAGCGCGGCAATTAATTACTGATGGTATAGTCAGTGGAGGGATGATTCCTAAAGTGAATTGTTGTGTGCGATCGCTTGCTCAAGGAGTCAAGGCTTCACATATAATTGATGGGCGGATTCCTCATGCTTTACTGTTAGAAGTATTTACAGATGTGGGAATTGGGACAATGATCCTCGGTTCTCATCAGTCGAAACAATAA